The genomic region CAAAGCGGCTTTTTTAACGGGAGTTTGCGTTAGGTTCATTCCTCTTCCGGCAGGACGATCCGGTTGAGATACAACACCGATAACTTCATGCTCAGAGCGACAGAGCGCCTCTATGCTTGGCACAGCAAAAAAGCTCGTCCCAAAAAACAAAAGGCGCATCCTAACGCCTCGCTTCCACTAAAATAGCTTCTTCTTCCTCATCTTCATCCGGTAGGCTCCAATGAAGGGTTGAAGGGTCAACCTTGTCGATAAATAAGATACCATCGAGATGATCGACTTCATGCTGAACTATGCGCGCAGGAAATCCCTCCAATTCATAGCGAACAGTCTTCCCGCGACGATTAAATCCGGTCAACACCACTCTTAGTGAACGCTCCACGTCACCATATACCGAAGGAATGCTGAGGCACCCCTCCAGCCCGACCTCTGTTTCTTTGCTCAAATCTGAAAGCACAGGGTTAACCACAACCTTCGGTGATTCTTCAGGGGGCATGAAAATTATTATTCTCTTGCTAACCCCTATCTGAGGCGCAGCCAAACCAACCCCATTCCCTTCATGAAGATTATCAATCATGCGGTCAACTAATCGCTGCAGCTCAGGATTATAACGTATTACTTCAACAGCTTTCTGGCGTAAAATAGGGTGCGGGTATTTTGTTATCTCACTCCCCTGTTTGTTCTCATATAGGTGCTGCACATTCTCTGGTATGACGATATCCATTAACCACCTCAATTATATTATACACGCCCACGTCAAGAGGTGTTTGCTTAGCTATTCTAACTATCTATTTTACCATACGTTTATGAAGTGTTTGAAAGTCAATTTAAGCACATCAAGAAAGTAACTATTAAGCGGCTAAAAGCATATCGGCAAGGCGATGGCCGAGTTCAATAGCGTTGGCGGGATCACCAACGAGACTATTGCGGTGGAAACTTTTCCCATCAAGTGTAGCGACAATGCCGACTAAACTGAGTTCGTCTTCATTCACTTTAGCATAAGAGCCTACGGGAAGATTTGATTCAGCGCTAGTGGCTTCGAGAAATGAACATTCTGCAAGAACAGCCAGGCGACTTGGTTCATGACTGATTGCGGAGGCAAGTGTGTAGGCAATGGGATCATCATCACGTACTTGCAATGCAATCGCGCCTTGACCTGCGCTGGGGACAATATCAGTGATTTTAAACATCTGGGCAGCCCGATGCAGCATATTCAACCGTACGAGCGCGGAGACAGCTACAATAACGCCATCACACTCACCGGTCTGCAGTTTCTTTAATCTCTCTTCAGTCCCTCCGTAAATCTCAACTATTTTGAGGTCAGAACGAAGCGCTTTCAACTGAACTCGTCTACAAACGGTATCAACTCCAATTGTAGCTCCCGGCATTAATTGAGGAAGATCTCTTTGGTCGCTAGTGACTAAAGCATCTCGTGGGTCAGATCTTGGAAGTATTGCAGCAATCACTGTTCCAGGGGCGATTCCGTTGGGAAGATCTTTTACACCATGAACCGCAATATCAATCTCGCCATCTAGCAATGCTTGCTGGAGTTCAGGAACATACATCCCTTTAAAATGGATGTCAGG from bacterium harbors:
- the def gene encoding peptide deformylase, producing the protein MDIVIPENVQHLYENKQGSEITKYPHPILRQKAVEVIRYNPELQRLVDRMIDNLHEGNGVGLAAPQIGVSKRIIIFMPPEESPKVVVNPVLSDLSKETEVGLEGCLSIPSVYGDVERSLRVVLTGFNRRGKTVRYELEGFPARIVQHEVDHLDGILFIDKVDPSTLHWSLPDEDEEEEAILVEARR
- the hemC gene encoding hydroxymethylbilane synthase, producing the protein MRIKLGTGRNSLAKAQADASIIMLREDHPLAELELYFVSAGSVSNGSPLIPDIHFKGMYVPELQQALLDGEIDIAVHGVKDLPNGIAPGTVIAAILPRSDPRDALVTSDQRDLPQLMPGATIGVDTVCRRVQLKALRSDLKIVEIYGGTEERLKKLQTGECDGVIVAVSALVRLNMLHRAAQMFKITDIVPSAGQGAIALQVRDDDPIAYTLASAISHEPSRLAVLAECSFLEATSAESNLPVGSYAKVNEDELSLVGIVATLDGKSFHRNSLVGDPANAIELGHRLADMLLAA